atcttcacaggtctgcctaaaaaaatcactgaaacAGCAggagctgatccagaacgcagCTGCTggcattctcactaaaaccaggaagatggagcacatcacACCAGTTCTATAGTcctgttgagaataaataattctgtgtttgcctctgtctcttttagcTATCTCCATTCccgtatacacacacacacacacacacaaaaagagcaCATGTGCGCAAAGCTAAGATTAAAGGAAATGTCATGCTAGGGAACACCCTTTTTAGGTCGTTGCTTAGAGATGCAGACCAACCAAAGGACTGGTTTCCTCAAATATCCACTACACTACCTGCAGCAGTGTCTCCATGCCAGGTGATGCAGCTCGAGCACGCTGAGCACCAGGGAGACGACCGAAACGGCTAACATGAACAcaatgaagacatttttctcagtgGGTCTGGAGACATAACAGTTGACTGGATGCGGACACGGCAACGCCtcagggaaaagaaaacaaactcaagTTAGGATTTGAGGATATGACTTTAAGAGatgattttgatcatttctgtttttaccttGCAAACATACAGAGGATGGAGGAAGATGCCATAGAGAAAGTACTGCAGACACAAAAACACTACCtagacagaaaagaaacactCAAGCTTTGTTTCCaatgaagtaaaacattttcaaagctttGATTCCAGCTTGAACTTTCTTTAAACACTGGCTGCtttggaaataataataataaaaacactttttgacaGTTTAAAGAATATTGTCCAAAATCGCAATATTTCTTGCCAGTcctttcagaaagtgaaattatcAACAGAGAGTGGTGTCAAGAGGAAAATGAGAGACATTACACCCACCAATGCAGATGGCCTGAAGGCAGTTCAGGTCATGTGAAGCACTATCCAGAGAAAGAGTgcttcacaaaataattttttttatccccgAGAACTCTGTCCCTGAGCTGCTGCCTCTTTTAGATTTTTTGGAGTCAGGCATGAGAAGAGTGGGTTCTGACGCTCAGTCGATGGGCGTTCATTTTCTAGTGCTTAtcaaacaagcttttttttgACCAAGATTTTTAACATGCAGTCATGATCAAGTAGTATAGAGAATTGGcgcatattttaaaaagcagccaaAGTCTATAGAAAAGCTTTCAGAAATCAAAGATGTCTTTAAAAGGTTATGAGGACGTATAAAGTTGTGTGGGGCGATTTCAGATGTCTACCAAACTAAAAGTAGAATCAGTAAAGCTTTACCTCCAGGATGGTACGGATCAGAATACTCAGTATGTATGTCTTCAGCAGCGCCCCTCTCAGCCGAACGCGACCTGCAGACGAACCTTCatctttttcctttccttcatCCTTCTCAGCACTCCTTCCCTGCTTGTTTCTTCCACCTCCTCCCCTTTCACCTCCTCCTTTGTCTTCCTCTTTCCCTCCTCCACCcgcatcctcctcctcctccctgctcctcctcttctcctccatGCGAACCGTGTGCATGGCGTGGCCCATGTAGATTAGACTCGGAGTtgaaacaaatacaatttgcaGCACCTGAAAAGACAACGGCCATGAATGCCAAAGCACAATGGGAGTATTTCTGCATAGTTTTGCATTTGTcgtacacacatacacatatttATACTTGTATCAtcacaaatgtgaaaacatctttaaagCTCATGCTTTTTAACACACCGTGAATTTATGGCATCAAACTAGCCTGGCCATTACCTTCTTATGCAGTCCCACACGATTCAAATCTGACTTTCGGCACAGTCTGGGATTTCTCACATTCTCAAATTCTGTAAGAATTTTAACCGGGTCAATCAGCCAACAAAAAGAGTTGTGAATGGTGACGTCTGCCTTtggttttagcaatggcagctgAGGAAATGAACGAAGCGTTCGGTCCATGTTGGCCaccttccaaatattgaattaacataaAAAGCTTCTTcattctctctttgcagtggaggatggttgtctATGGCACAGGCAATTTAATGTAAGCTTCATATAGTCCTACTGGCGCATTACACGTCACAGGCAAACTTCATCGACTGGGTAAAATCGATAGCCAAAACTTCAGAGGCAACACCATTTCTCAAAGGGTCCAGACCCTTTGAACGGATAATTGCAGATAATTTGTCTTCGATTTCAAATCAGCTTCTGAACGTGGGTTAGGATGTGTAAGAGTCCTAATATTAATTGATGTAAAAGCAAACTTTTGAACATTCAGTGTGTTCAGGTTATTACCCAGTATCGTATGTGTGCTATAGGAAACGCTCGGTCATAACAGACGTTCTCGCAGCCCGGCTGCACCGAGTCGCAGTTGAAGTCTTCCTGCTCATCGCCCCATGATGACTCGGCTGCCGTCCCGAGCACCAGGATGCGGAAGATAAACAGGATGGTCAGCCACACCTGAGGAGCGAGAATCAACAAGCAGAATCCATATGAAAACGCTTGGAAGCCAAAACAACATGGCAAATACAACAGGTAGAAATGTTAATTACTATCTTTGCCGGCAGGATGTGAAGTGTTGCAGCTGAAGGGGTTGGCACAGTAACACAATAAGAGTCATTTTAGCCAagttgcaagaaaaaacaattttttttttattagcacaCACAGGCTAGCAAGAATGTTGTTAGATGTGAGAACAGAAATTCAAGCAGCATCATCTTCCTTTTCACAGGTGAACTAGTGTTAATGTTGTAGGGGTTTAAAACTTCTATCAGCCGCAAAGCACTGAAAcgatttaacatttatttattgattcatgCTACTGATGTGGTACTTCAGCATTAGTAAAATTCTTGATCATCTTGGACTCGGACTTATGAGTTTTCTAATTTTCTCGAGAGCATACCAACAAATTCTGTTTCCTCTTCAGTTTAGAGTAAAACTCCTGGCCGTATTCATGTGCAACCAATAAAGTCATTTTACTTTGAAGAGTTTAATGCCTGTGCcccaagggggaaaaaaaggaaaacaaatattcCAGTGCATatagttgtttttctgtttatacaACAGCGTGTTTCCACAGAAAGAACTCTCATTCTAGAACAGGTTCAGTGCCTGTGCTTTGTTGAGAGCTGACGCCTGCTTTAATCCGTTTTGGGATTATGCCGAACCcctagggggcagtgtagcacAAAGTTAAACCCTATGCCAGTGAAACAGAACCCTGTAAAACAACCAgaacttcctgttaggaattaaacTTGGCGCCTGGAGGTTTCAATTGTGTGGGAATTGCATCAAGGCAAGTATGTCGGTATATTAGCGCTTTATTTGTCACAGACTAGAATGTGCCGAACcctaaaatttagttttttctgcaCAGTGTTCATGTGGAAGAAAGACCAGAATACATAAACGTGTAATTGTTTTCCAGATATCTGGCTACATGTGGACTGGGCCTCAAAGTCTTTGTATTGTCTTGctgttggttttgtcttatctCAGCTTGTTTTCTAATTAGGTGATCTGGACTACAATACTAATATTTGCCCCATGACACCTATTTAAgcaaattttctcattttttttatctacttaaAAAACTAAGCTTAACTCAATGAAAACACAATCTTGTGCATCACTATCATATTATACAACACAGGTGTTGTGTTATGTGTTTCCCTTCAAGAATGAATGATTTCCATATTTTTGcacagtaaaacaaactaaacagcATTAACATTATCTTATATCTGCCCAGACATAAACTTCAGATCAGGACATAAACAGGACAATCAGGAGAAACATGTTCTATTCTGAGGGTATAAATGTTTATCAGTAGTCAGAGTGTTGTTCTGCTCCATGTGGATTTACGCAACGTGCCTTTTTGGGCTTGGACGTGTCATACCTTGCCAACAGAGGTGGAGTGCTCCTGTACTTCCTCCAGGAAGTTTCCCAAAAGGCTCCAGTCTGCCATGACTGACTCAAGCTGGGCGTGGAGCTTTTAATTCACCCTTCTGATGACCGCTGAGCTGCTGACCTGCAGACACAAGATGATGGAAAGTaagagagaacaaacagcagttttaaaatgttcaggtGGGTTACATGGGGCGTCAAGGTACCCCAAACTATTGTCTTAGCTTCCATGCCTTCAGACAAGGCTGTGATTTTGATTATGTTGCAGATTTTCCGTTTTAGTTATACATAATAATGTATACAGAGAACAACAAACGTGATGCATAAAAGGTCATTTAGAAGATCTTACTGTCTCCTGAAGAAGGCACTGAAAAAGTATAGATTGCACTCAtgttgtgttgtgtgtgtgggggtgtgtatgtgtgtgttcttcTATTATCTCAACCCTACTGACTACATCTCCACTCTGGCCCTGACCccatttataaaaatgtctgtGCCCAGTCTTAGTTTAGACTCATTCCAGTTCCCACACTCCCTCTCTGTCTGCCTCTGGGGACGGAAAACTggacacactctcacacacacgcacgcacacacacacacacacacacacacacacacacagaaagccTTCACTGTATCACTGCCCTCTCgtgttctttaaattaaaagggCCTGCATGTATTTATTCTCTTTATTAAGCAAACTTTGGAGTTTACAACTTAGATGCTGCATAAACGATTGTAAAATCCTTTATAAAACCCATTAAGTTGTACTGGATGAAACGATTGACTACAAGTCgcttaaatatataaacaacttatatataaatatataaactaaatatataaactGTTTATATATTTAAGCGTCATACAAACGTATTTCAAACGTATTCTTTACGTATTGGAATGACTTTCAGCAAGAGTCTAAATTGGCAGAAAGTGACTCTGAGacactgttaaaaaacaaagagttttaACTGCCATCACTTTTGATAGTTAAGTTGTTCtattattttatgctttgaTGCTTTTAAAGCTAATTACATCTGTTTCTCTGGTTGGATGTAAATGTTGATGCTTGTTCCTCTTGAAAAAGATTTGAGATCTTAAAGAGATCTCAGGTAGCTGTTCAGGTGAATTCTTGGtcataaaaatgtcaattatTTATCTTGGAAAAGAAGGTCATAcagtgaaaataacatttttggcCATCTTATGTCCAATTTTCCATttgcttttatgtatttatttctttaactaGTTAGCTGACTATATGTATCTGTAAAGCATTGTATTAATCTCTTTACAAATTCGATGAAATTGGCCATAGAAAAGTCGatttttttagagaaacagaaatgaagacacaaaaatagaaaacttcACAAACCCTGTTTTCTCAGGTTTTAAGTTGCAGACACAGTTGAGTAAAGAATCTTTCCATCTCCTCCAGCTGGATTTAATTCCATAAAAGAAACAACATCTTAAAATTTCTCAGCAGACATGCCGATTTGTTTTAAACGTAATTATCATTTTACAAAACGCCACAGTTGACCTCAATGACATGATCTGACTTTGCTTTCTGTATCTCTTTCTGAATGGACTCTTTACATCAATTacttttattagcttttttattacaatttacAATTTAGTTGCTGTGATTTCATTGGAAAAAAGGTTCTAACTCctgaaggggggaaaaaaatggaagatAACATTTAACTTGGAATTTACTGCAGAAAGTATGTTTAAATGATGCCTGGAAGAAACCAAAGATGAATCAGAACTCCACATTTTTAACCACTTTAATGCCCTtcctttcctgtttttctgaaCCCATAAGAGCTTTAAACAGACAGTGTGTtggcgtgcgtgcgtgtgtgggtgtgtgtgtgtgtgttcatgtctTTCACAAGTGCTCCCAGCATCATTAATAACAATATTACTTCCTGGTATAGACTTTCGCTTGACCTTTGTGTGtcaatatatgtgtgtgttcattACCAGCCCTTGGTATTGTCCTGCATCCTGtagcacgcacgcacacacacacccacgcacacgcgcacacacacccacatacatACCTATGACTTCTCCTCTGTCTGCtaatatgcaataaaaaattattaagaCTTGAAATCATCTCAAACTGACAATTAATTGAATTTTCAATAACATATATAAGAAATCACTACcaataattcaataaattaaaacatgtgTTCCAATGAGGCTTGTTTCTCTAATTAGAGACactttttgagttaaaataagttaaaatttcCAAGAAGGTTTATAACTTACTTTTTATTAACCATGCAAATATTAAGcttttttattggtctaatgtaatattctactcttaatgtcatgtttttatttaggctgaaaaacatcaaagtaagagaaaggtttgaaaattacattaaataagcTACATACTGTGTTTCCCTTTGAGAATTGcattgctgaaataaattagctttttgaCATaactactttctttttttaagttttttttaaaaagcccaatttcaaggcgttaaatattgaatacattttttaaagtcatatttcatataacatttttacaactgaagttaacatagtcaCCTGATTGCAACATTATCACTTGATTGTGACTATGTTAACAATCAAAATGGCAGTAAGTGCCTGGAAAATTCTGAATTGTCTGTATTTCACTCTCAACAAGAGGGatgagaatgtttttgttttcaaattcagaaagttCTGGACTACAGGGTGCTTAAGAGCGGTGAAGACATTTTACCTGATTTCAAATGTAGATGTTGGTAGTTTGATGCAAACTCACAAAAGATTTAATGACGGTAAAGCGATGGACGCCTCTTTCCTCTGCGGTGGGTGTTGCTGAAGTGCCCTTGAACAAGGCACTTGATGCCCTACTTCACAAGTGATCCGAAGGGATTTGCTGAACACAGTTTGTATCTGACACAAGCCACAGTGCCTTTCTGTTGTCTGTAGTTTGCCTCAGCCCAGGCCGATAACTTCAATCTCAGAAAAACAACTAATGGAGACCGACGCAAAGACGGATGAACTAGGAGAGTTGAGTAAACAGAGTCCAACCAGCTGCTGTTTGGATCCAGAGATCTGGAGTGAAACTAAATATGAGGGAGGCTGTGATTTATACACGCCTcttcccccccctcctcctttccccTCTGCTTCTCTTTCTTATCCACATCTCCAGAGGAAGTGGGCCTGGTGCCTTGCTGCCTGCTATTCAAAATTaatgtatgtttgtttgtggCTTCTGGCATCTGAAGGAAGTCGCGTATTGTACGAGGACACAATAGCTGAAGGTCTCCGTCCTGCATTCCTTCATGTGTTCTTCTCTATATGTCTCTGGTTGCCCTTTACTGCCTTAAATAACAGCTGCTGACAGAGTTCTCATTAACCATCCAAGTTCAGCACTAAATTGGACATTGCTGAATTTAAGGAGCAACTCTTTTAGTTGCTTACAAACTATACAATCCAGATCAGAAGGATTCCTTCCTTCTATGGGTTATGGTGGTGACAGTGTTAGGAGTGGGTAGCCTGCTTCTGCTATACCTGCTGGTGGCTGTCAGAGGGACCCAGTGGTGTCCCAGGGCAGCTATGGCTACAATCCAGTAACTTGCTACCATCGGCGTGTGAAtatgtgaatgactgaatgtagagTGAAGTGCTGCGGCGTCACATAGCGCTTTACAAATCcaagccatttaccatttttgcAGCGATTGAAGGAAAAGCTGAACTCATCCGTCTTGGTAAGTAACCTAAACACCCGTGTTGGAGATGATGATGGCCATGAATGGGGGACCCAATCTGACCTATTAATCATTGTTTGGCCATACCAAACGCTCTGTCTGAGACTAGGTATGTCAGTAAGTGCACATGACATCAGGAAACCTCGGGTCTCCTGCTGGTGATTTCTGCCTGTCTTGTGTGATTACACCAGTCACTATCTGTTGGATTCGAGAGTGAACAGAGGAGCTAAGCTGTAAGCCAACTAGCCCCAGATGGTAAGGAACAAAGCATACAGCTATgtgtaatcaatcaatcaatcaatcaagcttatttgtatagcacatttcagcaacaaggaagttcaaagtgctcgatataataaaaacacaaaaatacaaagttatagAACATAGTCAACATTTGAAACGTTGCAAAATGCGGTCATTACACctcaaaatgttagtttttcatttattatggttcaaaagcaactctaaacaggtgggtttttagtcacTTGTAAGATTGTTGTGAAAGGAACTCAAtgtttcggctgttttacaattttccaGAAGTTTGGAAAGTTTGGAAGTAATAGGAACATCAGAGGCCCCAGTATAGGAGATCTTTAATTCCCACCTCAATCAGAGCTTTTCCAGCTTTCCAAGGGATACAGAGAACTGAGGATCCGAACAAGCTGTGTTCTGGCCTGCAgtataaatgtaacttttactgGAATTACACCTAAgaatattgtattttatgtatttcatcTTAAGTCCAGGGCATAATAGttagtttttggggttttttttgctgcttttactaCCACTAGAAGATACATGAATATAGGATATATTGTAGACAGCACTGTCAGAGATGCAATGACTTTATAGCAGGTGTGCAAATGATCCAATTGCCTGACTGTTGATTTCAGTAATCCACATTATCAgtagaaacaaaagcaaatttgTTTCTGCTAATAATGGGgggaaggagggggggggggctATTAAAGCATGGCGGGTCGCCAGGcgtataatacactgggggaaaccctgaatttGGCCATAAAGTTTTTGTGCTGTTCAAATCAACCTGGCTCTaagtgaaaatataatttttcctCATTTGAAGCCATGAATTAATTGTgactaaacacatttttgatcCAATTTCATCAACTgaaaaaatcacacaaatagAACCTGTCTGGCAACAtaaagtaggctaaaagatctATAAAAAGCAATATGTGATATTTAGTCAAGTTTTCTTTGTCTAATTGTAACAAT
The Xiphophorus hellerii strain 12219 chromosome 22, Xiphophorus_hellerii-4.1, whole genome shotgun sequence genome window above contains:
- the LOC116712664 gene encoding gap junction alpha-5 protein-like, with protein sequence MADWSLLGNFLEEVQEHSTSVGKVWLTILFIFRILVLGTAAESSWGDEQEDFNCDSVQPGCENVCYDRAFPIAHIRYWVLQIVFVSTPSLIYMGHAMHTVRMEEKRRSREEEEDAGGGGKEEDKGGGERGGGGRNKQGRSAEKDEGKEKDEGSSAGRVRLRGALLKTYILSILIRTILEVVFLCLQYFLYGIFLHPLYVCKALPCPHPVNCYVSRPTEKNVFIVFMLAVSVVSLVLSVLELHHLAWRHCCRKFFSSKSVTSANTSMVRQISMSPPRPSTPPPDFNQCVTGSSQFLPLPFPNNGLASQQNSENMVTEKRAAAVEEANFLHINYYSTKWENCGDGQIQDGVYLSSDSNSYSPERKDMMCLQIQSNGTDGLLLKDKRRFSKTSGTSSRTRAGDLSV